A DNA window from Theobroma cacao cultivar B97-61/B2 chromosome 5, Criollo_cocoa_genome_V2, whole genome shotgun sequence contains the following coding sequences:
- the LOC18598280 gene encoding 1-aminocyclopropane-1-carboxylate oxidase homolog 4, with the protein MAATSSYDRLKELKEFDESKIGVKGLSDSGIKTIPDFFKHPPQTLPDLKSKFSQANTNIPIIDLSNVNSPDHHQKIVNQIKEAAKSWGFFQVINHGIPISVLDETIQAIKAFHEQPYEIKSKYYNRDESNGVTYASNNDLYRSEAACWLDSLKAQMGPKPLDIELLPEICRKEVVEWDLSATKVAETVMELLGEGLGLEPGKFKELTFSQTKYVVGHIYPYCPQPDLTMGITSHTDPGVVTVLLQNQIQGLQVKHEDRWLEVKPALGGLIINVGDFLQIVSNGEYKSVEHRVVANSCKEPRISIVEFFNLSKWKGDGYYGPLPELLSAEKPAIYRNFTTQEFLENFYSKGLDSKSLIQKITIRHE; encoded by the exons ATGGCTGCAACTTCCAGCTATGACCGATTGAAGGAACTGAAAGAATTCGATGAATCCAAAATCGGAGTTAAAGGTCTCTCCGATTCTGGCATCAAAACCATTCCTGATTTCTTCAAACATCCACCACAAACTCTCCCTGATCTTAAATCCAAATTTTCTCAAGCAAACACTAATATCCCAATTATTGATCTGTCCAATGTAAACTCCCCTGATCACCATCAGAAAATCGTCAACCAAATCAAAGAAGCCGCAAAATCATGGGGTTTCTTTCAAGTGATCAACCATGGAATACCCATATCAGTACTCGACGAGACTATCCAAGCTATCAAAGCCTTTCACGAGCAGCCAtatgaaatcaaatcaaagtaCTATAATCGAGATGAGTCGAACGGGGTAACGTACGCTAGTAATAATGATTTGTACCGTTCAGAGGCGGCTTGCTGGCTCGACTCCCTGAAGGCGCAGATGGGACCAAAGCCACTGGATATAGAGTTGTTGCCAGAGATTTGTAGAAAAGAGGTGGTTGAATGGGATTTGAGCGCTACGAAGGTGGCTGAGACGGTAATGGAATTGTTGGGCGAAGGGCTTGGGTTGGAACCTGGCAAATTCAAGGAGTTAACTTTCAGTCAAACAAAGTATGTTGTGGGACATATTTATCCGTACTGTCCACAGCCAGATTTGACGATGGGGATAACATCGCATACGGATCCAGGAGTGGTGACGGTGTTGTTGCAGAATCAGATTCAAGGGTTGCAGGTGAAGCATGAAGATCGGTGGCTGGAGGTGAAGCCTGCACTTGGTGGTTTAATTATCAACGTCGGCGACTTTCTTCag ATAGTGTCCAATGGAGAGTACAAAAGTGTAGAGCATCGAGTGGTGGCGAACTCCTGCAAGGAACCAAGAATCTCAATTGTTGAATTCTTCAATTTGAGCAAATGGAAGGGAGATGGTTACTACGGACCGCTGCCGGAGTTGTTGTCAGCAGAGAAACCAGCAATATATCGTAATTTCACAACGCAAGAATTCCTTGAAAACTTTTACAGCAAGGGACTGGACAGCAAGTCTCTCATACAGAAAATCACAATACGTCATGAGTAG
- the LOC18598281 gene encoding 1-aminocyclopropane-1-carboxylate oxidase homolog 1 isoform X2 → MAATSSYDRLKELKEFDESKIGVKGLSDSGIITIPDFFKHPPQTPPDLKSKSSQGNTNIPVIDLSNVSSPDHRQEIVNQIKEAAKSWGFFQVINHGVPIPVLEETIRAIKAFHEKPHEIKSKYYKREESQGVMYASNNDLYRAEVACWHDSLQAWMGPKPLDPEDLPAVCRKEMVTWDLSATKVAETVMGLLSEGLGLEEGKFKDLTFSDARVLVGHIYPHCPQPDLTMGITSHTDPGVVTLLLQNQIPGLQVMHGDEWVNIKPVHGGVIINVGDFLQVYMFAINIYVFKGPHCR, encoded by the exons ATGGCTGCAACTTCCAGCTATGACCGATTGAAGGAGCTGAAAGAATTCGACGAATCCAAAATCGGAGTTAAAGGTCTCTCCGATTCTGGCATCATAACCATTCCTGATTTCTTCAAACATCCACCACAAACTCCCCCTGAtcttaaatcaaaatcttctCAAGGAAACACTAACATCCCAGTTATCGACCTGTCCAATGTGAGCTCCCCTGATCACCGCCAGGAAATCGTTAACCAAATCAAAGAAGCCGCAAAATCATGGGGTTTCTTTCAAGTGATTAACCATGGAGTACCCATACCAGTACTCGAAGAGACAATCCGAGCTATCAAAGCCTTCCACGAGAAGCCACATGAAATTAAATCAAAGTACTACAAACGAGAAGAATCACAAGGAGTAATGTACGCTAGTAATAACGATTTGTACAGGGCTGAGGTTGCCTGCTGGCATGACTCCTTGCAGGCTTGGATGGGACCCAAGCCATTGGATCCGGAAGATTTGCCGGCTGTCTGTAGAAAAGAGATGGTTACATGGGATTTGAGTGCTACCAAGGTGGCCGAGACGGTGATGGGTTTGTTGAGTGAAGGGTTAGGGCTGGAAGAAGGCAAGTTCAAGGACTTGACGTTCAGTGATGCCAGGGTTTTGGTAGGGCATATTTACCCGCACTGTCCGCAGCCAGACTTGACGATGGGGATAACATCGCATACGGATCCAGGAGTGGTGACGCTGCTGTTGCAGAATCAGATTCCAGGGTTGCAGGTTATGCATGGAGATGAGTGGGTGAACATCAAGCCTGTGCACGGTGGCGTAATTATCAACGTTGGCGACTTTTTGCAG GTATATATGTTTGcaataaacatatatgtatttaaGGGTCCACATTGCAGATAG
- the LOC18598281 gene encoding 1-aminocyclopropane-1-carboxylate oxidase homolog 4 isoform X1, giving the protein MAATSSYDRLKELKEFDESKIGVKGLSDSGIITIPDFFKHPPQTPPDLKSKSSQGNTNIPVIDLSNVSSPDHRQEIVNQIKEAAKSWGFFQVINHGVPIPVLEETIRAIKAFHEKPHEIKSKYYKREESQGVMYASNNDLYRAEVACWHDSLQAWMGPKPLDPEDLPAVCRKEMVTWDLSATKVAETVMGLLSEGLGLEEGKFKDLTFSDARVLVGHIYPHCPQPDLTMGITSHTDPGVVTLLLQNQIPGLQVMHGDEWVNIKPVHGGVIINVGDFLQIVSNGEYKSVQHRVLANSCKEPRISVVEFFNLSKWKGDGYFGPLPELLSAEKPPIYRDFSAQEFLEIFYTKGLDSTSLIDKITINHD; this is encoded by the exons ATGGCTGCAACTTCCAGCTATGACCGATTGAAGGAGCTGAAAGAATTCGACGAATCCAAAATCGGAGTTAAAGGTCTCTCCGATTCTGGCATCATAACCATTCCTGATTTCTTCAAACATCCACCACAAACTCCCCCTGAtcttaaatcaaaatcttctCAAGGAAACACTAACATCCCAGTTATCGACCTGTCCAATGTGAGCTCCCCTGATCACCGCCAGGAAATCGTTAACCAAATCAAAGAAGCCGCAAAATCATGGGGTTTCTTTCAAGTGATTAACCATGGAGTACCCATACCAGTACTCGAAGAGACAATCCGAGCTATCAAAGCCTTCCACGAGAAGCCACATGAAATTAAATCAAAGTACTACAAACGAGAAGAATCACAAGGAGTAATGTACGCTAGTAATAACGATTTGTACAGGGCTGAGGTTGCCTGCTGGCATGACTCCTTGCAGGCTTGGATGGGACCCAAGCCATTGGATCCGGAAGATTTGCCGGCTGTCTGTAGAAAAGAGATGGTTACATGGGATTTGAGTGCTACCAAGGTGGCCGAGACGGTGATGGGTTTGTTGAGTGAAGGGTTAGGGCTGGAAGAAGGCAAGTTCAAGGACTTGACGTTCAGTGATGCCAGGGTTTTGGTAGGGCATATTTACCCGCACTGTCCGCAGCCAGACTTGACGATGGGGATAACATCGCATACGGATCCAGGAGTGGTGACGCTGCTGTTGCAGAATCAGATTCCAGGGTTGCAGGTTATGCATGGAGATGAGTGGGTGAACATCAAGCCTGTGCACGGTGGCGTAATTATCAACGTTGGCGACTTTTTGCAG ATAGTCTCCAATGGAGAGTACAAGAGTGTACAACATCGAGTATTGGCCAACTCCTGCAAGGAACCTCGAATTTCAGTTGTTGAATTCTTCAATCTGAGCAAATGGAAGGGAGATGGTTACTTTGGACCTCTACCAGAATTGCTGTCAGCAGAGAAACCACCAATATATCGTGATTTCAGCGCTCAAGAATTCCTTGAAATCTTTTACACCAAGGGGCTGGATAGCACGTCTTTGATTGACAAAATCACAATCAATCATGACTAA